In Poecile atricapillus isolate bPoeAtr1 chromosome 22, bPoeAtr1.hap1, whole genome shotgun sequence, a genomic segment contains:
- the NECAP2 gene encoding adaptin ear-binding coat-associated protein 2 translates to MAAAPEEYESVLCVKPAVLVYRVPPRASNRGYRAAEWQLEQPAWSGRLRVTARGSTAFIKLEDKSSGELFAQAPVEQFPGIAVEGVTDSSRYFVIRVEDGNGRRAFIGVGFVDRGDAFDFNVALQDHFKWVRQQSELARQAQDLEQGPKLDLGFKEGQTIKLNIANMKKKEGGTGSTRPRPAGPGGLSLLPPPPGGKSGSGERPAPFSTPSQLPGTPITDSLLSWPQPAAPPAADVWGDFAKASGSASSQAQGSTGWVQF, encoded by the exons aTGGCGGCGGCACCGGAGGAGTACGAGTCGGTGCTGTGCGTGAAGCCGGCGGTGCTCGTGTACCGGGTACCGCCGCGGGCCTCCAACCGCGGCTACAG AGCCGCCGagtggcagctggagcagccggCCTGGAGCGGCCGCCTGCGAGTGACAGCCAGGGGCAGCACGGCCTTCATCAAACTGGAGGACAAGAGCTCGG GAGAGCTCTTCGCCCAGGCTCCCGTGGAGCAGTTCCCCGGGATCGCTGTGGAGGGTGTCACGGACTCCAGCAGATATTTTGTCATCCGCGTTGAGGATGGCAACG gccgCCGGGCGTTCATCGGGGTCGGCTTTGTGGACAGAGGAGATGCCTTTGACTTCAACGTGGCTCTCCAGGACCACTTCAA GTGGGTGAGGCAGCAGAGCGAGCTGGCCCGGCAGGCCCAGGACCTGGAGCAGGGACCCAAACTGGATCTGGGCTTTAAGGAGGGACAAACCATCAAACTCAACATTGCT aacatgaagaaaaaagaaggagggacagggagcaccAGGCCACGtcctgcagggcctgggggcCTGAGCTTGCTCCCACCACCCCCCGGAGGAAAATCTGGCTCTGGGGAGCGGCCAGCTCCATTCTCCACACCCAGCCAGCTGCCAGGAACCCCCATCACAG ACTCCCTGTTGTCCTGGCCTCAGCccgctgctcctcctgctgctgatgTCTGGGGAGACTTTGCCAAAGCTTCGGG gTCGGCTTCCAGCCAGGCTCAGGGGAGCACAGGCTGGGTTCAGTTCTGA